From Enhydrobacter sp., the proteins below share one genomic window:
- a CDS encoding HdeD family acid-resistance protein, whose product MSTTDNPAPHNLAEGIRALRDKWRWIVAFGVVALIAGVIALGSVALATASAVLIVGVMMLMAGAAEIVAAFSVKTWGRFFLWLLLGVLYVGAGIVCILDPFAAATILTLLLGIALIVSGLLRIFLATQMKHGTPWGWVVFSGILTFLLGLIIVAKWPVSSFFTLGIFLGIDLIFIGATWITMGLALKRRAA is encoded by the coding sequence ATGTCGACGACCGACAATCCGGCTCCGCACAATCTCGCCGAGGGTATCCGCGCGCTGCGCGACAAATGGAGGTGGATCGTCGCCTTCGGCGTCGTGGCGTTGATCGCCGGCGTGATCGCGCTGGGCAGCGTTGCCCTGGCGACGGCCTCGGCTGTCCTGATCGTTGGCGTCATGATGCTGATGGCCGGCGCCGCCGAGATCGTCGCCGCCTTCAGCGTCAAGACGTGGGGTCGATTCTTCCTCTGGCTGCTGCTCGGCGTTCTCTATGTCGGCGCCGGCATCGTCTGCATCCTCGATCCCTTCGCCGCCGCCACGATCCTGACCCTGCTGCTCGGCATCGCGCTGATCGTGTCGGGCCTGCTGCGCATCTTCCTCGCCACGCAGATGAAGCACGGCACGCCCTGGGGCTGGGTGGTCTTCTCGGGCATCCTGACTTTCCTGCTCGGCCTGATCATCGTCGCCAAGTGGCCGGTTTCGAGCTTCTTCACGCTCGGCATCTTCCTCGGGATCGACCTCATCTTCATCGGCGCGACGTGGATCACCATGGGGCTGGCCCTGAAGCGCCGCGCCGCCTAA
- a CDS encoding hydroxymethylglutaryl-CoA synthase family protein, which translates to MVGIVAYGAYVPRLRLNRQAVYDANKWFAAGLRGLAKGERSMANWDEDSITMAVEASRDCLTSHKPEDVRSLYFASTTHPFKDRQNAGVIGTALSIEQNLLASDVGGSQKAGTSALIAGLNASRNGAPSLVAAADKRLARVASANELNYGDGAAALLCGTENVIAKLVGHHSVSMDFVDHFRGDETDFDYAWEERWIRDEGYSKIVPPAVKAALAACKLKGGDVTHFIMPSLMPAVPKQMAKICGIGEGAVRDLLGANLGDTGAAHALVMLVDALETAKAGDKIMVVAFGQGVDILVFEVTPENARLPRRKGLSGWMARRKEEKNYLKFLAFNEMLPLEKGMRAEFDKKTALSVLWRKRDMIYGLVGGKCKVCGTVQFPRTPICVNPNCHAVDSQEPYRMAGLEANIMSFTADSLTYSPDPPAYYGMITFPEGGRFMSDFTDCDKEQVKVGAKLRMTFRIRDNDIMRGGFKRYFWKAAPV; encoded by the coding sequence ATGGTCGGAATCGTGGCCTACGGGGCCTATGTGCCGCGCCTGCGCCTCAACCGTCAGGCGGTCTACGACGCCAACAAGTGGTTCGCCGCCGGGCTACGCGGGTTGGCCAAGGGCGAACGCTCGATGGCGAACTGGGACGAGGATTCGATCACCATGGCGGTCGAGGCCTCGCGTGATTGCCTCACCAGTCACAAGCCGGAGGACGTGCGCAGCCTCTACTTCGCGTCGACCACGCATCCCTTCAAGGATCGCCAGAACGCGGGCGTGATCGGCACGGCGCTGTCGATCGAGCAGAACCTGCTGGCGTCCGACGTCGGGGGCTCGCAGAAGGCCGGCACGTCGGCGCTGATTGCCGGACTCAACGCCTCCCGGAACGGTGCGCCCTCGCTGGTCGCCGCCGCCGACAAGCGCCTCGCGCGCGTGGCCTCGGCCAATGAATTGAACTACGGCGACGGTGCGGCGGCGCTGCTGTGCGGTACCGAGAACGTGATCGCCAAACTGGTCGGCCATCACTCGGTGTCGATGGATTTCGTCGACCACTTCCGCGGCGACGAGACCGACTTCGACTATGCCTGGGAAGAGCGGTGGATCCGCGACGAGGGCTACTCGAAAATCGTGCCGCCGGCCGTCAAGGCGGCGCTTGCGGCGTGCAAGCTCAAGGGCGGCGACGTCACCCACTTCATCATGCCGAGCCTGATGCCGGCGGTGCCCAAGCAGATGGCCAAGATCTGCGGCATCGGCGAGGGCGCGGTGCGCGACCTGCTGGGTGCCAACCTCGGCGACACCGGCGCGGCGCACGCGCTGGTCATGCTGGTCGATGCGCTGGAGACGGCCAAGGCGGGCGACAAGATCATGGTGGTCGCCTTCGGCCAGGGCGTGGACATCCTGGTGTTCGAGGTCACGCCCGAGAACGCTAGGCTGCCCAGGCGCAAGGGCCTGTCGGGCTGGATGGCGCGGCGGAAGGAAGAGAAGAACTACCTGAAGTTCCTCGCCTTCAACGAGATGCTGCCGCTTGAGAAGGGCATGCGCGCGGAGTTCGACAAGAAGACCGCGCTCTCGGTGCTGTGGCGCAAGCGCGACATGATCTACGGGCTGGTCGGCGGCAAGTGCAAGGTGTGCGGCACCGTGCAGTTCCCGCGCACCCCGATCTGCGTCAATCCCAACTGCCACGCGGTCGACAGCCAGGAGCCGTACCGGATGGCCGGGCTCGAGGCGAACATCATGTCGTTCACCGCCGACTCGCTCACCTATTCGCCGGATCCGCCGGCCTACTACGGCATGATCACCTTCCCGGAGGGCGGCCGCTTCATGTCCGATTTCACCGACTGCGATAAGGAACAGGTGAAGGTCGGCGCCAAGCTGCGGATGACCTTCCGAATCCGTGACAACGACATCATGCGCGGTGGCTTCAAGCGCTACTTCTGGAAGGCCGCGCCGGTTTGA
- a CDS encoding acetyl-CoA acetyltransferase, whose protein sequence is MARGIKDKVAILGMGCSKFGERWDSGAEELMVEAYKECIADSGIDAKQLNAAWFSTAIDEVHVGKSGIPLSMTLRLPNIPVTHVENMCASGTEAFRGACYAVASGAADFALALGVEKLKDTGYGGLPGGRGGPLQALWNANGTAPGNFAQLASAYMAAHNVSYDDLKKAIGHVSWKSHQNGAKNPKAHLQKAVEMDTILNAPMIASPLGLFDCCGVSDGAAAAIVTTPEIAKSLGKHNIVSVKALQLSVSNGSESGHNSWDGSYFHTTRIASKKAYEEAGIKDPRQEVSMFEVHDCFSVTELVTMEDLHISKPGQGWKDVLDGFYDADGKIPCQIDGGLKCFGHPIGASGLRMLYEMYLQFQGKAGPRQLKDPKIGMTHNLGGAPRENVSSIAIVGRYE, encoded by the coding sequence ATGGCACGGGGTATCAAGGACAAGGTCGCCATTCTCGGGATGGGATGCTCCAAGTTCGGCGAGCGCTGGGACAGCGGCGCCGAGGAGCTGATGGTCGAGGCCTACAAGGAGTGCATCGCCGACTCCGGTATCGACGCCAAGCAGCTCAATGCCGCCTGGTTCTCGACCGCGATCGACGAGGTGCATGTCGGCAAGTCGGGCATCCCGCTCAGCATGACGCTGCGCCTGCCGAACATCCCGGTCACGCACGTCGAGAACATGTGCGCCTCCGGCACCGAGGCCTTCCGCGGCGCCTGCTATGCCGTTGCCTCAGGCGCGGCCGATTTCGCGCTGGCGCTCGGCGTCGAGAAGCTGAAGGACACCGGCTACGGCGGCCTGCCGGGCGGCCGCGGCGGACCGCTGCAGGCGCTGTGGAACGCCAACGGCACGGCGCCGGGCAACTTTGCCCAGCTCGCCTCGGCCTACATGGCGGCCCATAATGTGAGCTACGACGACCTCAAGAAGGCGATCGGTCATGTCTCGTGGAAGAGCCACCAGAACGGCGCCAAGAACCCCAAGGCGCATCTGCAGAAGGCCGTCGAGATGGACACCATCCTCAACGCGCCGATGATCGCCTCGCCGCTCGGCCTGTTCGACTGCTGCGGCGTGTCGGACGGCGCGGCGGCGGCCATCGTCACCACGCCCGAGATCGCCAAGTCGCTCGGCAAGCACAACATCGTCTCGGTGAAGGCGCTGCAGCTCTCGGTGTCGAACGGCTCGGAGTCGGGCCACAATTCGTGGGACGGCAGCTACTTCCACACCACGCGCATCGCCTCGAAGAAGGCCTATGAGGAGGCCGGCATCAAGGATCCCCGCCAGGAGGTCTCGATGTTCGAGGTGCACGACTGCTTCTCGGTCACCGAGCTCGTTACCATGGAGGACCTGCACATCTCCAAGCCCGGCCAGGGCTGGAAGGACGTGCTCGACGGCTTCTACGATGCCGACGGCAAGATCCCCTGCCAGATCGACGGTGGCCTGAAGTGCTTCGGCCATCCGATCGGCGCCTCGGGCCTGCGCATGCTCTATGAGATGTACCTGCAGTTCCAGGGCAAGGCGGGCCCCCGGCAGCTTAAGGACCCGAAGATCGGCATGACCCACAACCTCGGCGGCGCGCCGCGCGAGAACGTGTCGAGCATCGCCATCGTCGGCCGCTACGAGTAA
- a CDS encoding MaoC family dehydratase N-terminal domain-containing protein, producing the protein MQLDKKLIGHKFNAFTTTVEAGKIRLFCKAIGEDDPIYVDEAAAKAAGYRAIPAPPTYLTAVTNDDPDKGGLLRLLNVDIGLILHGEQHYEYLAPVHAGDRITCQQKVVDIYDKKGGALWFVVSETELKDQSGKPVAKAKGITVVRNPDAAKK; encoded by the coding sequence ATGCAGCTCGACAAGAAGCTCATCGGACACAAGTTCAACGCCTTCACCACGACCGTCGAGGCCGGCAAGATCCGGCTATTCTGCAAGGCCATCGGCGAGGACGACCCGATCTACGTCGACGAGGCCGCGGCCAAGGCCGCCGGCTACCGCGCGATTCCCGCGCCGCCGACCTATCTCACTGCCGTCACCAACGACGATCCCGACAAGGGCGGCCTGCTGCGCCTGCTCAACGTCGACATCGGCCTGATCCTGCACGGTGAGCAGCACTACGAGTATCTGGCGCCGGTGCACGCCGGCGACAGGATCACCTGCCAGCAGAAGGTCGTCGACATCTACGACAAGAAGGGCGGGGCGCTCTGGTTCGTGGTCAGCGAGACCGAGCTCAAGGACCAGTCCGGCAAGCCGGTGGCCAAGGCCAAGGGCATCACCGTCGTGCGCAACCCCGACGCGGCCAAGAAGTAG
- a CDS encoding MaoC family dehydratase has translation MANAPKFADVKVGDTLKPLVLPPISRHQLALYCGGSGDHNPIHVDIDFAKKFGFKDVFAHGMLSMAFLGRLVTSWVPQAQVRKLGTRFTSITWVGDVITVSGKVTGKREENGQKLVDLEVKCTNQNGQDTLQGDATVALN, from the coding sequence ATGGCAAATGCTCCGAAGTTCGCCGACGTCAAGGTGGGCGACACGCTGAAGCCGCTCGTTCTGCCGCCGATCAGCCGGCATCAACTGGCGCTCTATTGCGGCGGCTCGGGCGACCACAACCCGATCCACGTCGACATCGATTTCGCCAAGAAGTTCGGTTTCAAGGACGTGTTCGCGCACGGCATGCTGTCGATGGCTTTCCTCGGCCGTCTCGTCACCTCGTGGGTGCCGCAAGCCCAGGTGCGGAAGCTCGGTACCCGCTTCACCTCGATCACCTGGGTGGGCGACGTCATTACGGTGAGTGGCAAGGTCACCGGCAAGCGCGAGGAGAACGGCCAGAAGCTGGTCGATCTCGAGGTCAAGTGCACCAATCAGAACGGACAGGACACGCTGCAGGGCGACGCAACGGTCGCGCTCAATTAG
- a CDS encoding SDR family oxidoreductase, which translates to MGQMDGKVAIVTGSGRGIGREIALRLVRDGARVVINDIDDAPAKETVAEIERLGGKAVMCNGDVAKPDFGDRIVKTAVDAFGGCHVVVNNAGYTWDSVIQKMSDEQWYAILDVHLTAPFRILRAFQQHFRGEVEKERSAGKRVVRKVVNISSTSGVNGNAGQSNYSAGKAGIIGLTKTLAKEFGRYDVTVNAVAFGYIQTRLTKPLSEGEAGEIEVQGRKVKIGVQGGRIAAMNQMIPLGRGGLPEEAAGSVYLFCSPDSDYVSGQCLVVNGGL; encoded by the coding sequence ATGGGTCAGATGGACGGCAAGGTGGCGATCGTCACCGGTTCGGGGCGCGGCATCGGCCGCGAGATCGCGCTGCGTCTGGTGCGCGACGGCGCCAGGGTGGTGATCAACGACATCGACGATGCGCCGGCCAAGGAAACGGTGGCCGAGATCGAGAGGCTCGGCGGCAAGGCGGTCATGTGCAACGGCGACGTGGCCAAGCCCGACTTCGGCGACCGCATCGTCAAGACGGCGGTGGACGCCTTCGGCGGCTGCCACGTCGTGGTCAACAACGCCGGCTACACGTGGGACTCGGTGATCCAGAAGATGAGCGACGAGCAATGGTACGCCATCCTCGACGTTCACCTGACGGCGCCGTTCCGCATCCTGCGTGCCTTCCAGCAGCACTTTCGCGGCGAGGTGGAGAAGGAACGCTCGGCGGGCAAACGCGTCGTGCGCAAGGTGGTGAACATTTCCTCGACCTCGGGCGTCAACGGCAACGCCGGCCAGTCGAACTACTCGGCGGGCAAGGCCGGGATCATCGGGCTCACCAAGACGCTGGCCAAGGAGTTCGGGCGCTACGACGTGACGGTGAATGCCGTGGCCTTCGGTTATATTCAGACCCGGCTCACCAAGCCGTTGAGCGAAGGCGAGGCTGGCGAGATCGAGGTGCAGGGCCGCAAGGTCAAGATCGGCGTCCAGGGCGGCCGCATCGCCGCCATGAACCAGATGATCCCGCTCGGCCGCGGCGGCCTGCCGGAAGAGGCGGCAGGATCGGTCTATCTCTTCTGCAGCCCCGACAGCGACTACGTCTCGGGCCAATGCTTGGTGGTGAACGGCGGGCTGTGA
- a CDS encoding class I SAM-dependent methyltransferase, with translation MLKRAQGLSRVVQEGRFLPAIRWQLSKHANMLRERWYRLRLALPQHMPAVLPAMASTGRGIASAEATRMAQSLEAAIRGESRLVPEIRAIAGMSGQLYRSFINNYLRDRPGLRYLEVGSWGGSTATAAMYGNDVEVICIDNWSQFGGPRDTFFANVALARSEKVRFGFIESDFRAVDYRALGTFDVYLFDGPHKEHDQYDGVMLAQPALAARHLLIVDDWNWRAVRNGTLRALIDLGCRIEAASEIRTSLDGTLPAVNREQSDWHNGYFLAVINKKTP, from the coding sequence ATGCTGAAACGCGCCCAGGGCCTCTCGCGCGTGGTGCAAGAGGGGCGATTCCTGCCGGCGATCCGGTGGCAGTTGTCGAAGCATGCCAACATGCTGCGCGAGCGGTGGTACCGGTTGCGCCTCGCCTTGCCGCAGCACATGCCGGCGGTGCTGCCTGCGATGGCGAGCACGGGTCGTGGCATCGCTTCTGCGGAGGCCACGCGGATGGCGCAGAGTCTGGAGGCCGCCATCCGCGGCGAAAGCAGGCTCGTACCGGAGATCCGCGCCATCGCCGGCATGTCGGGCCAGCTCTACCGGTCGTTCATCAACAACTACCTGCGCGACAGGCCTGGCCTGCGTTATCTCGAGGTCGGTTCGTGGGGCGGATCGACCGCGACGGCGGCGATGTACGGCAACGACGTGGAGGTGATCTGCATCGACAACTGGTCGCAGTTCGGCGGACCGCGCGACACCTTCTTCGCCAATGTGGCGCTCGCCCGGTCCGAGAAGGTACGCTTCGGCTTCATCGAGAGCGATTTCCGTGCCGTCGACTACCGGGCGCTGGGCACGTTCGACGTCTACCTGTTCGACGGCCCGCACAAGGAGCACGACCAGTATGACGGCGTGATGCTCGCGCAGCCCGCCCTGGCGGCGCGGCATCTGCTGATCGTCGATGACTGGAACTGGCGGGCGGTGCGCAACGGCACGTTAAGGGCGCTGATCGATCTCGGCTGCCGCATCGAGGCGGCGAGCGAGATTCGAACGTCGCTCGACGGCACCCTGCCGGCGGTCAATCGCGAGCAAAGCGACTGGCACAATGGCTATTTCCTTGCCGTGATCAACAAGAAGACGCCCTGA
- a CDS encoding glycosyltransferase family 2 protein: MPAISIIVPFYNRHGLIGETVESVLQQGLTDLEIVIVDDGSREPLKPSDLGRGDGDARIRLFRQDNRGSGAARNAALREARGDHVLFLDSDDLLVPGGLEVLLARAREGDFDAVVGNWRDLVDGRAERHFRPSFPYRDALANVVDGGWATGSALLKRSLRPVCPEEKSRLPWDMAECYLRALSDPAARIAHVDRDIVMMRQDSDGRLTVLYDHFDPVKAGRFWCEMKASFALDDERRAAFDRQIFRFVLTLFHAGENAAAAELFASIDADRLKRHAWCSAFSPAWFAATLGLSPGLGLQRLLHRLRGGRLG, encoded by the coding sequence GTGCCGGCCATTTCCATCATCGTGCCGTTCTACAATCGCCACGGCCTGATCGGCGAGACCGTCGAGTCGGTCCTGCAGCAGGGGCTGACCGATCTCGAGATCGTCATCGTCGACGACGGCTCGCGCGAGCCGCTGAAGCCGTCGGATCTCGGTCGCGGCGACGGCGACGCGAGGATACGGCTGTTCCGCCAAGACAATCGCGGCTCGGGGGCGGCCCGCAACGCCGCGCTGCGCGAGGCGCGCGGCGACCATGTCCTCTTCCTCGATTCCGACGACCTGCTGGTGCCGGGCGGCCTCGAGGTGTTGCTGGCGCGGGCGCGCGAGGGCGATTTCGATGCCGTCGTCGGCAACTGGCGCGATTTGGTTGACGGACGGGCGGAGCGCCACTTCCGCCCGTCCTTCCCCTATCGCGACGCGCTGGCCAACGTGGTCGACGGTGGATGGGCGACCGGCAGCGCGCTGCTCAAGCGCAGCCTGCGGCCCGTCTGCCCGGAGGAGAAGTCGCGGCTGCCGTGGGACATGGCGGAATGCTACCTGCGGGCGCTGAGCGACCCGGCGGCCAGGATCGCCCATGTCGACCGCGACATTGTCATGATGCGCCAGGATTCAGACGGCCGCCTGACCGTGCTCTACGACCACTTCGATCCGGTCAAGGCCGGTCGCTTCTGGTGCGAGATGAAGGCGTCCTTCGCGCTCGACGACGAGCGGCGCGCGGCCTTCGACCGCCAGATCTTCCGCTTCGTGCTCACTCTCTTCCATGCCGGCGAGAACGCCGCGGCGGCCGAGCTGTTCGCCTCGATCGATGCCGATCGCCTCAAGCGCCATGCCTGGTGCTCGGCTTTCTCGCCGGCCTGGTTCGCCGCGACCCTCGGCCTGTCGCCCGGCCTCGGCCTGCAGCGCCTGCTGCACAGGCTGCGCGGCGGCCGCCTGGGCTAG
- a CDS encoding FkbM family methyltransferase, whose amino-acid sequence MIKSVAQLLHQGMSRAPRPVAQGYLRLLSAISRSLLPRSVARRVHNSVCGYGHPWPAMTFTPRRVVLGESTEVALVPHLGEFDEQALFGRRLEYEQEVFAWLERNVAQTYDLVIEIGANVGVYTVFLDALYRRATPHTAPRIVSFEPSPEAHRRLVENLRANGTRFVSVHQAAVGSASGLQPFFEPRGHLTNGSLLREFSEIFSPSVAEHLVVVVAASELERWLKQATHALIKLDVEGYEPALLEALQPIIERHRPDLLIEVLPFTVDALNAAPALAGYDRCLIVDDGLEPASALRVSERHRDWLLRRPDR is encoded by the coding sequence ATGATCAAGAGCGTGGCGCAACTCCTCCATCAAGGGATGTCGCGCGCGCCGCGACCCGTCGCCCAGGGCTATCTCCGGTTGCTGTCCGCCATCAGCCGCAGTCTGCTTCCCCGCTCGGTGGCGCGGCGCGTCCACAACTCCGTGTGCGGCTACGGCCATCCCTGGCCGGCGATGACCTTCACGCCGCGGCGCGTCGTTCTCGGCGAGTCGACGGAGGTCGCCCTCGTTCCCCATCTCGGCGAATTCGACGAACAGGCCCTGTTCGGCCGACGGCTCGAGTACGAACAGGAGGTGTTCGCGTGGCTCGAGCGCAACGTCGCGCAAACCTACGACCTCGTGATCGAGATCGGCGCCAATGTCGGCGTCTACACCGTCTTCCTCGATGCGCTGTACCGCCGCGCGACGCCGCACACCGCGCCCCGGATCGTCTCCTTCGAACCCTCGCCGGAGGCCCATCGCCGGTTGGTCGAGAACCTCCGCGCCAATGGCACCAGGTTCGTTTCCGTCCACCAGGCCGCGGTCGGCAGCGCCTCCGGCCTGCAGCCCTTCTTCGAACCGCGAGGCCATCTCACCAACGGCTCTCTGCTGCGCGAATTCTCGGAGATCTTCTCACCTTCGGTCGCCGAGCATCTCGTCGTCGTGGTCGCCGCCTCCGAGCTGGAGCGCTGGCTGAAGCAGGCAACGCATGCGTTGATCAAGCTCGACGTCGAGGGATACGAGCCGGCGCTGCTCGAGGCCCTGCAGCCGATCATCGAGCGTCACCGGCCGGACCTGCTGATCGAGGTTCTTCCCTTCACCGTCGACGCGCTCAACGCCGCGCCGGCGCTCGCCGGCTACGACCGCTGCCTGATCGTCGACGACGGTCTGGAGCCGGCGTCCGCCCTGCGCGTCTCGGAACGACACCGCGACTGGCTGCTGCGGCGACCCGATCGCTAG
- a CDS encoding AraC family transcriptional regulator — translation MQQDDRIQFDEPSAGLQRLAARFNGHAYDAHRHETYSVGLTLRGVQEFHYRGALHASRAGQVVVLHPDEVHDGHAGVPGGFAYRMLYVDPAAIAAALGGAAPFVADAVADDPAMVALLGEAFADFPHPLEPLAADAVVAGLAELLMRRGDGVRRRRWTAVDSRAVSRARDYLAAESPRRVASRELERITGLDRFTLSRQFRAACGTSPHRFQVGRRLDRARTLILSGRALADVAATTGFADQSHFTRHFTARFGLTPGRWAALAHGAR, via the coding sequence ATGCAGCAAGACGACCGCATCCAGTTCGACGAGCCGAGCGCCGGCCTGCAGCGCCTGGCTGCCCGTTTCAACGGCCACGCCTACGACGCCCATCGCCACGAAACCTATAGCGTCGGCCTCACGCTGCGGGGCGTCCAGGAGTTCCACTATCGCGGCGCCCTGCACGCCAGCCGGGCCGGCCAGGTCGTCGTCCTGCATCCCGACGAGGTGCATGACGGCCACGCGGGCGTCCCGGGCGGCTTCGCCTATCGCATGCTCTACGTCGATCCGGCGGCGATTGCGGCGGCGCTCGGCGGTGCGGCGCCCTTCGTTGCCGACGCCGTCGCCGACGATCCGGCCATGGTGGCGCTGCTCGGCGAGGCATTCGCCGACTTCCCGCATCCGCTCGAGCCGCTCGCCGCCGATGCCGTCGTCGCCGGGTTGGCCGAACTGCTGATGCGGCGCGGCGACGGTGTCCGCCGGCGGCGGTGGACCGCCGTCGATTCGCGCGCCGTAAGCCGGGCGCGTGACTATCTCGCGGCGGAATCGCCGCGCCGCGTCGCCTCGCGGGAACTCGAACGGATCACGGGGCTCGACCGGTTCACGCTGAGCCGCCAGTTCCGGGCGGCCTGCGGAACGTCGCCGCACCGCTTCCAGGTCGGGCGGCGGCTCGATCGGGCGCGCACCCTGATCCTGTCGGGCCGGGCCCTCGCGGACGTGGCGGCAACGACCGGCTTCGCCGACCAGAGCCACTTCACGCGCCACTTCACCGCGCGCTTCGGCCTGACGCCCGGGCGCTGGGCGGCACTCGCGCACGGCGCCCGCTAA
- a CDS encoding DUF2000 domain-containing protein has translation MLYETKTALVLRRDLAGWQAANVAAFLAGGLAGTQPDMMGEPYRDAAGRSYSALIREPVFVFGGTLEELRRTHQRALSRELVPAIYIEAMFATTNDADNRAAVASAPADALDLVGLGARGPRRTIDKIVNGLRFLG, from the coding sequence ATGCTCTACGAAACCAAGACCGCCCTGGTGCTGCGCCGCGACCTCGCCGGTTGGCAGGCCGCCAACGTCGCCGCCTTCCTGGCCGGGGGGCTGGCCGGCACACAGCCCGACATGATGGGCGAGCCCTACCGCGATGCCGCCGGCCGGAGCTATAGCGCGCTGATCCGCGAGCCGGTCTTCGTCTTCGGCGGCACGCTCGAGGAACTGCGCCGCACGCACCAGCGCGCGCTGTCGCGCGAACTCGTGCCGGCGATCTACATCGAGGCCATGTTCGCCACCACCAACGATGCCGACAATCGCGCCGCGGTCGCGAGCGCGCCGGCCGACGCGCTCGACCTCGTCGGCCTCGGCGCCAGGGGCCCGCGCAGGACGATCGACAAGATCGTCAACGGGTTGAGGTTTCTCGGCTGA